The following proteins come from a genomic window of Gimesia chilikensis:
- a CDS encoding DUF1257 domain-containing protein encodes MSHIVTIQTEVRDAEALGLACRRLELGEPVHETVPLFSGEATGYAVRLPDWRYPVVFDVEQRQVRYDNFEGRWGEPTHLNRLLQSYSVEKCRLEARRKGHSVLENRLSDGSIKLTIQIGEGHANH; translated from the coding sequence ATGTCACATATTGTCACGATCCAGACCGAGGTCCGCGATGCTGAAGCCCTGGGACTGGCCTGCCGTCGTCTCGAACTGGGAGAGCCCGTTCATGAAACCGTCCCGCTGTTTAGTGGGGAAGCTACTGGTTACGCGGTCCGTCTCCCCGACTGGCGGTATCCCGTCGTCTTCGACGTAGAACAGAGGCAGGTCCGTTACGACAACTTTGAAGGCCGTTGGGGTGAGCCGACTCATCTCAATCGGCTGCTTCAATCCTATAGCGTGGAAAAATGTCGTCTGGAAGCCAGGCGTAAGGGACATTCCGTCCTGGAAAACCGACTCAGCGACGGTTCCATCAAACTCACTATTCAGATCGGAGAGGGCCATGCAAACCATTGA
- a CDS encoding helix-turn-helix domain-containing protein has protein sequence MAKRVDILTRFGQRVRELRKEQGYSQENFAYACELDRTYVGGIERGERNLSLRNIERIAETLEISLAELMDGV, from the coding sequence ATGGCAAAACGAGTAGATATACTGACGAGATTTGGACAGCGGGTCCGGGAACTGCGCAAAGAGCAAGGTTACTCGCAGGAGAATTTTGCCTACGCATGTGAGCTGGACCGGACCTATGTCGGCGGGATCGAACGGGGGGAACGGAATCTGTCCCTGCGAAATATTGAACGGATCGCAGAAACACTCGAGATCAGTCTGGCCGAGTTGATGGATGGGGTTTGA
- a CDS encoding DNA cytosine methyltransferase, whose product MSNRGTKKKKTGSLYSSISAVDLFCGAGGLTCGLEKAGISVNLGIDIDPACIYPYSTNNDAEFLLKSVDDVKASDLSSAFKNADLKLLAGCAPCQTFSLYNQKADSSDGRWWLLMQFSRLIRETAPELVTMENVPGLMEQDVFKKFVDDLEKQKYHVNFQIVNCAEYGLPQQRIRLVLLASKLGTIKLLNTKEFKRKPKTVKEAIGKLPSIEAGTIDTKDPLHQSASLSEINYKRILASKPGGTWRDWPKKLVASCHSKKSGKTYPSVYGRMSWDEPAPTITTQFFGFGNGRFGHPEQNRAISLREGAVLQSFPKKYKFTAPGEPISKKTLGRLIGNAVPVKLGEVIGKSILKHVTEYDASV is encoded by the coding sequence ATGAGTAACAGGGGCACAAAAAAAAAGAAAACTGGCTCACTTTATTCATCAATAAGTGCAGTGGACTTGTTTTGTGGTGCCGGTGGCTTAACTTGTGGACTCGAAAAAGCAGGCATTTCTGTCAATCTTGGGATAGATATCGACCCAGCTTGTATATATCCATACTCCACTAACAATGATGCAGAATTTCTCTTGAAATCTGTCGATGATGTCAAAGCCTCAGATCTATCAAGTGCGTTTAAAAATGCCGACTTGAAACTTCTGGCTGGTTGTGCACCATGCCAGACATTTTCTTTATACAACCAAAAAGCTGACTCATCGGACGGACGTTGGTGGTTGCTGATGCAATTTTCACGTTTGATACGAGAAACCGCTCCGGAACTTGTAACAATGGAAAATGTTCCGGGGCTGATGGAACAGGATGTTTTTAAAAAATTTGTGGACGATTTAGAAAAACAAAAATATCACGTCAATTTTCAGATAGTGAATTGTGCCGAATACGGATTGCCACAACAGCGAATTCGTTTGGTTCTTTTGGCATCTAAACTGGGAACAATCAAATTACTCAATACAAAGGAGTTTAAGCGAAAGCCCAAGACCGTCAAAGAAGCCATTGGTAAATTGCCATCTATTGAGGCAGGCACAATTGATACTAAAGACCCTTTACATCAGAGTGCCAGCCTCTCAGAAATCAACTACAAGCGAATTCTCGCTTCAAAACCAGGTGGAACTTGGCGAGATTGGCCTAAGAAGCTTGTGGCCAGTTGTCACAGCAAAAAAAGTGGTAAGACCTATCCGAGTGTGTATGGTCGAATGAGTTGGGACGAACCTGCTCCAACTATTACTACTCAATTTTTCGGCTTCGGTAATGGTCGGTTTGGTCACCCAGAACAAAACAGGGCAATTTCGTTGCGTGAAGGTGCCGTACTGCAGAGTTTTCCCAAAAAATACAAATTTACGGCTCCTGGTGAGCCTATTAGTAAAAAAACACTGGGGCGTCTTATTGGTAATGCCGTCCCAGTAAAACTTGGGGAAGTCATTGGTAAAAGTATTTTGAAACATGTAACGGAATATGACGCATCCGTTTAG
- a CDS encoding plasmid pRiA4b ORF-3 family protein has translation MPTKKQIQPGEKVPLKLTAAERKLILGDLPCVEQDYEQIIQETPVGKPVMITLDALNDFGDYIAAEFNHCDDEKQQKKLNNIFDKIQRLLDAYTDEESPQILKIEDAYREKMLSDQIVEIVDFVGTTFVAAEQLRIKTKPLENFWLEPDQRDMLLLVPGLSKRIKNKLVKEKPLTVVEVANMTLSLAEDLPNGEIQNQVALLLVASHLMDRLEEGIMARAEQLENMEAQSRPQTNPDLLYQFKVTLLGLEPQIWRRIQIQDCTLDKLHEHIQTAMGWGNMHLHQFEIKGERYGDPDLLDDGFGDFVCFDSTATVLSQILPRTKKRFSFKYEYDFGDGWEHEVLFEGQPPLEKNRKYPLCLEGERACPPEDIGGVWGYAEYLEALDDPKHERHEEFKDWIGPFDSHKFDPKQATRDMKKGLPEWREM, from the coding sequence ATGCCCACTAAAAAACAGATTCAACCCGGCGAAAAAGTGCCGCTCAAACTGACAGCCGCCGAGCGGAAGCTGATCTTGGGTGATCTGCCGTGCGTCGAACAGGATTACGAGCAAATCATTCAGGAAACTCCTGTCGGCAAACCAGTAATGATCACCCTCGACGCCCTCAACGACTTCGGCGATTACATCGCTGCCGAGTTTAACCACTGCGACGACGAGAAGCAGCAAAAGAAACTCAATAACATCTTCGACAAGATTCAGCGCTTGCTTGACGCGTACACGGATGAAGAGTCTCCGCAGATTCTGAAGATTGAGGACGCATACAGGGAAAAAATGCTCTCAGATCAGATTGTGGAGATCGTAGATTTTGTGGGTACGACGTTCGTGGCTGCTGAGCAACTTCGCATTAAAACAAAGCCGCTCGAAAACTTCTGGTTGGAACCTGACCAACGAGATATGCTTTTACTGGTTCCTGGTCTGTCAAAGCGCATCAAGAACAAACTGGTGAAGGAAAAGCCCCTTACTGTGGTGGAAGTTGCCAACATGACATTATCACTGGCAGAGGATCTGCCGAATGGTGAGATACAGAATCAGGTTGCACTGCTGCTGGTGGCCAGTCATCTGATGGATCGGCTTGAAGAGGGAATCATGGCGAGAGCCGAACAACTGGAGAACATGGAGGCACAGTCCAGGCCGCAGACAAACCCGGATCTGCTCTATCAGTTCAAGGTCACCCTGCTCGGACTCGAACCCCAGATCTGGAGGCGAATTCAGATTCAGGACTGCACTCTCGATAAACTGCACGAACATATCCAGACCGCTATGGGCTGGGGCAACATGCACTTGCACCAGTTCGAGATTAAGGGGGAACGGTACGGTGACCCTGATCTCCTGGACGATGGTTTCGGTGATTTTGTTTGCTTCGACTCAACAGCCACAGTACTCAGTCAAATCCTCCCCAGGACTAAAAAGCGGTTTTCCTTCAAATACGAATATGACTTTGGAGATGGCTGGGAACATGAAGTCTTATTTGAGGGACAGCCTCCGCTGGAAAAGAACAGGAAGTACCCACTCTGTCTGGAAGGAGAACGGGCCTGCCCTCCCGAAGACATTGGCGGAGTTTGGGGCTATGCGGAATACCTGGAGGCTCTGGATGATCCCAAACATGAGCGGCACGAAGAGTTCAAGGACTGGATTGGTCCGTTTGATTCTCACAAATTCGATCCCAAACAGGCGACCAGGGACATGAAGAAGGGGCTACCGGAGTGGAGAGAAATGTGA
- a CDS encoding AAA family ATPase, with product MLLNERLAENVRACFTGIWIQSHEHDEALLEITRLCHSEDWGLLSWDIDRGLQGTEVVGESDTSYPDPLAAIHSLNSQTEPDRPTLLVLKNFHRFINSPEIIQALTQQISLGKQTRTFVIVLSSLVQIPTELEKLFVCLEHDLPDRSQLEEIARSIATEAGELPEGPELECVLDAACGLTRYEAEGAFSLSLVRHGRIDVSVVLELKAQTLLKSGLLTLHRGSESFDDLGGLESLKAFCRRALRPRTQESSHVRPRGVLLLGVPGTGKSAFAKALGRETGRATLTLDVGALMGSLVGQTEERTRRALRIVDAMQPAVLFIDEVEKGLSGASSSGQSDSGVSTRMLGSLLSWLNDHTSDVFVVCTANDISKLPPELIRAERFDGLFFLDLPGDGQKQAIWNIYREQYGLTEDQKQPEDRHWTGSEIRACCRLAALLDVPLTKAAENVVPVAVTAAESVARLRRWASNRCLSAEQPGVFVHGERSEGRAERKLSRDPRRN from the coding sequence ATGTTATTAAACGAACGACTGGCGGAGAACGTACGCGCCTGCTTTACCGGCATCTGGATTCAGAGCCATGAACATGACGAGGCACTGCTAGAGATCACCCGGCTCTGCCACAGTGAAGACTGGGGCCTGCTCTCCTGGGACATCGACCGGGGGCTGCAGGGAACAGAGGTCGTTGGAGAAAGCGACACGTCGTATCCCGATCCCCTGGCAGCCATCCACAGTCTGAACAGCCAGACCGAGCCAGATCGCCCCACACTGCTCGTCCTCAAGAATTTCCATCGGTTCATCAATTCCCCGGAAATCATCCAGGCATTGACGCAACAAATCAGTCTGGGCAAGCAGACCCGGACCTTCGTGATCGTCCTGTCCAGCCTGGTCCAGATTCCCACTGAGCTGGAAAAACTGTTCGTCTGCCTGGAACACGATCTCCCTGACCGGAGCCAGCTGGAAGAGATCGCTCGCAGCATTGCCACAGAAGCCGGCGAATTGCCTGAGGGACCGGAACTGGAATGTGTCCTGGACGCCGCCTGCGGCCTGACTCGCTACGAGGCAGAGGGAGCCTTCAGCCTCTCCCTGGTACGGCACGGACGCATTGATGTCTCGGTCGTGCTGGAGCTAAAGGCTCAGACGCTGCTGAAAAGCGGACTGTTAACGCTTCATCGCGGTTCTGAGTCATTTGATGACCTGGGCGGCCTGGAATCGCTCAAGGCCTTTTGCCGACGTGCGCTGCGTCCCAGGACTCAGGAATCGTCTCATGTGCGTCCACGAGGTGTGCTGCTGCTGGGCGTCCCCGGTACCGGTAAAAGTGCCTTCGCTAAAGCCCTGGGAAGGGAGACCGGGCGGGCCACACTGACTCTTGACGTTGGAGCACTGATGGGTTCACTCGTAGGCCAGACGGAAGAGCGAACACGGCGAGCCCTCCGGATCGTGGATGCGATGCAGCCGGCCGTTCTGTTTATCGACGAAGTTGAAAAAGGCCTGAGTGGGGCATCCTCGTCCGGACAGTCCGACAGCGGTGTCTCCACGCGTATGCTGGGATCGCTGCTCAGTTGGCTCAACGATCATACTTCAGATGTATTTGTGGTCTGCACCGCCAACGACATCTCAAAACTTCCTCCGGAACTGATCCGGGCCGAACGTTTTGACGGCCTCTTCTTTCTGGATCTGCCGGGGGATGGTCAGAAGCAGGCGATCTGGAACATCTACCGGGAACAGTATGGGCTTACCGAGGACCAGAAGCAGCCCGAAGACCGGCACTGGACCGGTTCCGAAATCCGGGCCTGCTGTCGTCTTGCGGCCCTGCTGGATGTCCCGTTAACCAAGGCTGCTGAGAACGTGGTCCCCGTGGCTGTCACAGCCGCGGAATCGGTGGCCCGTCTCAGACGTTGGGCCAGCAACCGTTGCCTGTCTGCAGAGCAGCCGGGCGTCTTTGTCCACGGAGAGCGATCGGAAGGCCGAGCGGAACGAAAACTCTCCCGCGATCCCCGCAGAAACTAA
- a CDS encoding DUF2997 domain-containing protein, with the protein MQTIEIIISTDGQSRIETRGFTGSRCRDASRFLESALGTVSSEQLTAEYHQTVQQQPNELREEN; encoded by the coding sequence ATGCAAACCATTGAAATCATTATCTCTACCGACGGTCAGTCCCGGATCGAAACACGCGGCTTTACCGGCTCTCGCTGCCGAGACGCCAGCCGGTTTCTGGAATCAGCCCTGGGAACAGTTTCTTCGGAACAGCTGACCGCCGAATACCATCAGACGGTTCAACAGCAACCTAATGAATTAAGAGAGGAGAATTAG
- a CDS encoding GYF domain-containing protein has product MHEENNKTTESPPSQWWLAKNGMAEGPLSHQQIRDALQSSKISSADFAYSSDSKEWKPLSAWSDFVSGSEEATLQSPPAPPVESCPIEPLITNPRLPAMANWICIYTLQISPWLWCFYVVSQMTYGTVLDEKDPLMGLEAFAMFVSMLVSLGVTISLFIGGARLRALSRSGPNIIILSIVIATAVHLLLSLWGIGIIAMADQSNFASKTVAVELINYFEVIVELCEWAFLLTTLFWLRRNAQFLPLS; this is encoded by the coding sequence ATGCACGAAGAAAATAACAAAACAACTGAAAGTCCCCCGAGCCAGTGGTGGCTGGCGAAGAATGGTATGGCGGAAGGCCCGCTGTCTCACCAGCAAATCAGAGATGCCTTGCAGTCAAGCAAAATCAGTTCGGCTGATTTTGCCTACTCATCAGATTCGAAGGAATGGAAGCCACTGTCTGCCTGGAGTGATTTCGTCTCTGGATCTGAAGAAGCCACTCTGCAATCTCCTCCGGCTCCCCCAGTGGAAAGCTGTCCCATTGAGCCCTTGATCACGAATCCCAGACTGCCCGCCATGGCAAACTGGATCTGTATCTACACGCTTCAGATCTCCCCTTGGCTCTGGTGCTTTTATGTCGTCTCACAAATGACTTACGGCACTGTTTTAGACGAAAAAGATCCTCTGATGGGGCTTGAGGCTTTTGCGATGTTTGTCAGCATGCTTGTTTCATTGGGGGTGACGATTTCATTGTTCATAGGTGGGGCTCGACTTAGAGCGTTAAGCCGTTCAGGCCCGAATATCATTATCCTCAGTATCGTGATCGCAACAGCGGTCCACCTACTGTTGTCTCTCTGGGGGATTGGGATTATTGCGATGGCTGACCAGAGCAACTTTGCCTCAAAAACCGTGGCAGTCGAGTTAATTAACTATTTTGAAGTGATCGTCGAATTGTGCGAATGGGCGTTTCTACTCACGACACTTTTCTGGCTGCGACGTAACGCCCAATTTCTGCCCCTGTCCTGA
- a CDS encoding ATP-dependent endonuclease, with protein sequence MTRISTLLHAEQPALPDLAAMEGNRQLIFFPIGGHPRAWIKRLAPLQLAEFHIYDAERPPESEQREMLIAQINRRPRCRAVLTQKRSLENYLHPRAIEAVADITPTFGDQDCVASEVAQKVFDSRHNDYCWELLDHRPRVKLRNRAKHWLNTSAVEQMTVPLLQERDPDGEIISWLETIAQLAETA encoded by the coding sequence TTGACACGCATCTCGACGCTGCTCCATGCTGAGCAACCTGCACTCCCTGATTTGGCTGCCATGGAAGGCAACAGGCAACTCATCTTTTTCCCGATCGGTGGCCATCCCCGGGCCTGGATCAAGCGACTGGCACCGCTTCAGCTTGCAGAATTTCATATCTATGACGCGGAGAGGCCCCCTGAGTCGGAACAGCGGGAAATGCTGATTGCTCAGATCAACCGCCGACCTCGCTGTCGTGCCGTGCTGACTCAGAAACGGAGCCTGGAAAACTACCTGCATCCCCGTGCCATAGAGGCCGTGGCCGACATCACTCCCACATTCGGAGACCAAGATTGCGTGGCGTCGGAGGTGGCACAGAAAGTATTCGACAGCCGGCATAATGACTATTGCTGGGAACTGCTCGATCATCGACCGCGGGTCAAGCTTAGGAATCGGGCCAAGCACTGGCTAAACACCAGCGCGGTCGAACAGATGACAGTTCCCCTATTGCAGGAACGTGATCCAGACGGGGAAATCATCTCCTGGCTGGAGACGATTGCACAGCTGGCTGAGACCGCTTAA
- a CDS encoding MoaD/ThiS family protein produces the protein MKVLLINNDGGGFADYIEVATGTTVAQLFEQRMANANASNYLIRVNRQPCPPDQRLQDGDRISITPTKIEGAKI, from the coding sequence ATGAAAGTTTTATTGATTAACAACGATGGTGGTGGATTCGCGGACTACATCGAAGTCGCCACGGGGACCACGGTCGCTCAACTGTTCGAACAGCGCATGGCGAATGCGAACGCTTCGAACTATTTGATCCGAGTCAATCGCCAGCCCTGCCCTCCCGATCAGAGGTTACAGGACGGGGATCGGATTTCCATAACTCCGACGAAGATTGAGGGGGCGAAAATATAA